One Triticum dicoccoides isolate Atlit2015 ecotype Zavitan chromosome 5B, WEW_v2.0, whole genome shotgun sequence genomic window carries:
- the LOC119312646 gene encoding elongation factor 2-like codes for MVKFTAEELRGIMDKKNNIRNMSVIAHVDHGKSTLTDSLVAAAGIIAQEVAGDVRMTDTRADEAERGITIKSTGISLFYQMTPESLEMYKGDRDGDEYLINLIDSPGHVDFSSEVTAALRITDGALVVVDCIEGVCVQTETVLRQALGERIRPVLTVNKMDRCFLELQVEGEEAYQTFSRVIENANVIMATYEDVLLGDVQVYPEKGTVAFSAGLHGWAFTLTNFAKMYASKFGVDEAKMMERLWGENFFDPATKKWTSKNTGTATCKRGFVQFCYEPIKQIIATCMNDQKDKLWPMLKKLGVTMKNDEKDLMGKALMKRVMQTWLPASRALLEMMIFHLPSPSKAQRYRVENLYEGPLDDIYANAIRNCDPDGPLMLYVSKMIPASDKGRFFAFGRVFAGRVATGMKVRIMGPNFVPGQKKDLYVKSVQRTVIWMGKKQESVEDVPCGNTVALVGLDQFITKNATLTNEKEVDACPIRAMKFSVSPVVRVAVQCKVASDLPKLVEGLKRLAKSDPMVLCSIEESGEHIIAGAGELHLEICLKDLQEDFMGGAEIIVSPPVVSFRETVLEKSCRTVMSKSPNKHNRLYMEARPLEEGLAEAIDDGRIGPRDDPKVRSKILSEEFGWDKDLAKKIWCFGPETTGPNMVVDMCKGVQYLNEIKDSVVAGFQWASKEGALAEENMRGICFEVCDVVLHTDAIHRGGGQVIPTARRVIYASQLTAKPRLLEPVYLVEIQAPENALGGIYGVLNQKRGHVFEEMQRPGTPLYNIKAYLPVIESFGFSSTLRAATSGQAFPQCVFDHWDIMSSDPLEAGSQSATLVTEIRKRKGLKEQMTPLSDFEDKL; via the exons ATGGTGAAGTTCACAGCGGAGGAGCTCCGTGGAATTATGGATAAAAAGAATAATATCCGAAACATGTCTGTTATTGCTCATGTTGACCATG GCAAGTCTACGCTTACGGATTCCCTTGTGGCAGCAGCTGGGATTATTGCCCAGGAAGTTGCTGGTGATGTTCGCATGACTGATACCCGTGCAGATGAGGCAGAACGTGGTATTACAATCAAATCCACGGGTATCTCTCTTTTCTATCAGATGACTCCTGAATCACTCGAGATGTACAAGGGTGACAGGGATGGGGACGaatacctgatcaaccttattgacTCACCTGGTCACGTTGACTTCTCTTCGGAAGTGACGGCTGCTCTTCGTATCACTGATGGTGCTTTGGTGGTGGTTGACTGTATTGAGGGTGTCTGTGTGCAGACCGAAACTGTGCTGCGCCAAGCTCTTGGTGAGAGGATTAGGCCTGTCCTCACCGTGAACAAGATGGACAGATGCTTCCTTGAGCTTCAAGTGGAAGGTGAGGAAGCATACCAGACTTTCTCCCGTGTCATTGAAAATGCCAATGTCATCATGGCAACATATGAAGATGTGCTCCTTGGTGATGTCCAAGTGTACCCGGAGAAGGGGACTGTTGCATTCTCTGCTGGTTTGCATGGGTGGGCTTTCACCCTTACAAACTTTGCTAAGATGTATGCTTCCAAGTTTGGAGTTGATGAGGCGAAGATGATGGAGAGGCTGTGGGGTGAGAACTTCTTTGACCCAGCCACAAAGAAATGGACCTCCAAGAACACTGGGACAGCTACCTGCAAGAGAGGTTTTGTTCAGTTCTGCTATGAGCCAATCAAGCAAATCATAGCCACCTGCATGAATGATCAGAAGGATAAGTTGTGGCCTATGTTGAAGAAGCTTGGTGTGACGATGAAGAATGATGAGAAGGACTTGATGGGCAAGGCTCTCATGAAGCGTGTGATGCAAACTTGGCTGCCTGCCAGTCGTGCTCTGCTTGAGATGATGATATTTCACCTTCCCTCTCCCTCGAAGGCACAGAGGTATCGTGTGGAGAACTTGTATGAGGGTCCCCTTGATGATATATATGCTAATGCTATCAGAAACTGTGACCCTGATGGTCCTCTTATGCTGTATGTCTCCAAGATGATTCCAGCATCTGACAAGGGTAGATTCTTTGCCTTTGGACGTGTTTTTGCCGGGAGGGTTGCAACTGGTATGAAGGTCCGTATCATGGGTCCCAACTTTGTTCCTGGCCAGAAGAAGGATCTGTATGTGAAGAGTGTCCAGCGTACTGTTATCTGGATGGGAAAGAAGCAAGAGTCTGTTGAGGATGTTCCCTGTGGTAACACTGTAGCTTTGGTTGGTTTGGATCAGTTCATCACCAAGAATGCAACCCTGACAAATGAGAAGGAAGTTGATGCCTGCCCAATCAGGGCAATGAAGTTCTCTGTGTCCCCTGTTGTGCGTGTTGCCGTTCAGTGCAAGGTGGCATCTGATCTTCCTAAGCTTGTTGAGGGTTTGAAGAGGCTGGCGAAGTCTGACCCTATGGTTCTCTGTAGCATTGAAGAGTCTGGTGAGCATATCATTGCTGGAGCTGGAGAGCTTCACCTTGAAATCTGTTTGAAGGATCTGCAGGAAGACTTCATGGGTGGTGCTGAAATTATTGTTTCGCCTCCTGTTGTCTCCTTCCGTGAGACTGTTCTGGAGAAGTCCTGCCGCACAGTTATGAGCAAGTCCCCGAACAAGCACAACCGTCTTTACATGGAGGCTCGCCCATTGGAGGAGGGACTGGCTGAGGCCATTGATGATGGCCGCATTGGCCCACGTGATGATCCTAAGGTGCGCTCTAAGATCCTATCTGAGGAGTTTGGCTGGGACAAGGATCTTGCCAAGAAGATTTGGTGCTTTGGACCTGAGACGACTGGCCCCAACATGGTTGTCGACATGTGTAAGGGAGTGCAGTATCTGAATGAAATCAAGGACTCTGTTGTGGCTGGGTTCCAGTGGGCATCGAAAGAAGGTGCTTTGGCTGAGGAGAACATGCGTGGCATCTGCTTTGAGGTCTGTGATGTTGTTCTGCACACTGATGCTATTCACAGGGGTGGTGGTCAGGTCATCCCAACAGCCAGGAGGGTCATTTATGCTTCTCAGCTCACTGCTAAGCCAAGGCTGCTGGAGCCTGTGTACCTGGTTGAGATCCAGGCCCCAGAGAATGCACTCGGCGGTATTTATGGtgttctgaatcagaagagaggGCATGTGTTTGAGGAGATGCAGAGGCCTGGTACCCCACTGTACAACATCAAGGCTTACCTCCCGGTCATTGAGTCTTTCGGGTTCTCAAGTACCCTCAGGGCAGCGACATCCGGCCAGGCTTTCCCCCAGTGTGTGTTCGACCACTGGGACATCATGTCTTCTGATCCTTTGGAGGCTGGCTCCCAGTCTGCGACCCTTGTCACGGAGATCCGCAAGCGCAAGGGTCTGAAGGAACAGATGACCCCTCTGTCTGATTTCGAGGACAAGCTCTAA